One part of the Rutidosis leptorrhynchoides isolate AG116_Rl617_1_P2 chromosome 1, CSIRO_AGI_Rlap_v1, whole genome shotgun sequence genome encodes these proteins:
- the LOC139872489 gene encoding protein transport protein SEC31 homolog B-like, producing MDTSTSTSPCIKEVIRSASVAFAPDAPYLAAGTMAGAVDMSFSSSANLEIFQLDFQSDDHTLPLVGSVPSSEPFNRLSWGKSPSPDSEQFALGLIAGGLVDGNIGIWNPSLLISPDGSESALVQNLSKHRGPVRGLEFSSLSPNHLASGAEEGDICIYDIAKPTEPSHFPPLKGSGSATQGEISFLSWNKKVQPILASTSINGTTVVWDLRKQKPIISFSDSVRRRCSVLQWHPDFATQLIVASDDDNSPALRIWDMRNTMSPLRELVGHTRGVVAMSWCPNDSSYLMTCGRDNRTICWDTNSAEIVSELPAGTNWNFDVHWYPKIPGVISASSFDGKIGLYNIEACARYGVGESYIVSAPLKAPKWYERKAGVTFGFGGKLVSFHLTGSPSGRSEVNVRDLVTELDLVSTSSEFEAAMKSGDRSSLRLLCDQKYQESESEDDRETWGFLKVMFEDDGTARTKLLNHLGFTLPPTETNESIEDLSHDTTSLNLNKGSESRKEGFMGGNLMSPTDYGEDFFNNLPSPKTDTPPSTSINNFAIEGVEESTKEIGLVDDGVSDPSFDDAVQRALVVGDYKGAVVQCISANKMADALVIAQVGGASLWESTRDQYLKKFSSPYLKVVAAMVNNDLVSLVNTRPLKSWKETLALLCTFAQREDWTLLCDTLASRLLASGNTLAATLCYICAGNIDRTVEIWSKNVTTEHEGKSYVDLLKDLMEKTVVLALATGQKKFSASLCKLVEKYAEILASQGHLTTAMEYLKLMGTDDLSPELLILRDRIALSAEPVKETTSSMDSGNSQLPIASAYGVNQRNSVVEPSRNYYKDDSAYARQNYQQAPGPSYGSQYQQQQPTTFVPAPSPHVPSVGFTPQPPTQPAPKVFVPSTPPIMRNADQYHQAPTLGSHLYPSQQVNANPNYQVGPPGVGSLRPVPSPVNPTLGPKISQDVGPTPPVRGFMPMSNTGLQRSTSGQPQPPSPSPPVAPPAPPPTVHTADVSNVPAHQRPVISTLTRLFTETSEAMGGSRAVPAKKREIDDNSKKLGALFVKLNSGDISNNASEKLVQLCQALDRGDFATALKIQVDLTTSDWDECSFWLATLKRMIKIRQTAR from the exons ATGgatacatctacatctacatcgCCTTGTATAAAAGAAGTAATCAGATCGGCGTCGGTGGCGTTTGCCCCCGACGCGCCGTACCTCGCCGCCGGAACTATGGCCGGAGCCGTTGATATGTCCTTCAGTTCTTCCGCCAATCTCGAAATCTTCCAACTCGATTTTCAATCTGATGATCATACCCTTCCTTTAGTCGGTTCCGTACCTAGTTCCGAACCGTTTAATCGGCTATCATGGGGTAAATCACCGTCTCCTGATTCAGAACAATTCGCACTTGGTCTCATAGCTGGTGGTCTTGTTGATGGCAATATTGGTATCTGGAACCCTAGCCTACTTATCAG CCCCGACGGAAGTGAAAGCGCTCTTGTTCAAAACTTATCAAAACACAGAGGGCCT gTTCGTGGATTGGAATTTAGTTCTCTTTCACCTAATCATCTTGCTTCTGGTGCCGAAGAAGGTGATATCTGTATATATGATATTGCTAAGCCAACAGAACCGTCACATTTTCCACCTCTTAAG GGCAGTGGATCTGCTACTCAGGGCGAAATATCATTCTTATCATGGAATAAAAAGGTTCAACCTATCTTGGCATCCACTTCGATTAATGGAACAACTG TGGTTTGGGACCTGAGGAAGCAAAAACCCATTATAAG ctTCTCAGATTCAGTTAGAAGAAGGTGCTCTGTCTTGCAGTGGCATCCAGATTTTGCCACACAACTTATTGTTGCTTCGGATGATGATAATTCACCTGCTTTAAGG ATATGGGACATGAGGAACACAATGTCTCCTCTGCGGGAGCTGGTAGGTCACACTAGAG GCGTTGTTGCGATGTCCTGGTGCCCCAATGATAGCTCATATTTGATGACGTGTGGCAGGGATAACCGCACTATTTGCTGGGACACTAATTCGGCAGAG ATTGTCTCTGAACTTCCAGCTGGAACCAATTGGAACTTTGATGTGCACTGGTATCCGAAGATACCAGGGGTCATATCGGCATCTTCGTTTGACGGAAAAATTGGTCTTTATAATATTGAG GCTTGTGCTCGATATGGTGTTGGTGAGAGTTATATTGTCTCAG CACCATTAAAAGCCCCAAAATGGTATGAGCGCAAAGCTGGGGTCACTTTTGGTTTTGGTGGGAAGCTTGTTTCATTTCATTTGACCGGTTCACCTTCTGGACGTTCAGAG GTTAATGTTCGGGACTTGGTTACTGAGCTTGACTTAGTGAGTACCTCATCTGAGTTTGAAGCTGCAATGAAGAGTGGAGATCGATCCTCACTAAGGCTTTTATGTGACCAAAAATACCAAGAATCTGA GTCTGAAGATGACAGAGAAACTTGGGGATTCTTGAAGGTTATGTTTGAAGACGATGGTACAGCAAGAACAAAGCTTCTAAATCACCTTGGGTTCACTTTACCACCCACAGAAACAAACGAATCGATTGAAGATCTTTCTCATGATACGACTTCCCTCAATCTTAATAAAGGGAGTGAATCGAGAAAAGAAGGTTTTATGGGTGGCAATCTTATGTCACCCACTGATTAcggggaagatttctttaacaatcTTCCAAGCCCTAAAACTGATACGCCTCCGTCAACATCGATCAACAACTTCGCTATCGAAGGTGTAGAAGAATCAACGAAAGAAATCGGTTTAGTCGATGATGGCGTTAGCGATCCTTCGTTTGATGATGCTGTTCAGCGTGCGTTGGTTGTTGGAGATTATAAGGGAGCCGTGGTACAATGTATATCTGCAAATAAGATGGCGGATGCTTTAGTTATCGCACAAGTTGGTGGTGCTTCTTTGTGGGAGAGCACACGCGATCAATACCTTAAAAAGTTCAGTTCTCCTTACCTTAAG GTTGTTGCTGCAATGGTGAATAATGACCTTGTCAGCCTTGTAAATACTAGACCCTTAAAATCATGGAAGGAAACACTTGCTCTTCTATGCACT TTTGCACAAAGGGAGGATTGGACTTTACTATGTGATACTCTTGCTTCTAGACTTTTGGCTTCTGGTAATACACTAGCTGCAACATTATGTTATATATGTGCTGGAAATATTGATAGAACAGTCGAGATCTGGTCGAAGAATGTTACCACTGAGCATGAGGGAAAATCATATGTTGACCTTCTTAAG GATTTAATGGAGAAAACTGTGGTCCTCGCTTTAGCAACTGGACAGAAGAAATTCAGTGCTTCTTTATGCAAACTTGTTGAAAAATATGCAGAAATCCTAGCAAGTCAAGGACATTTAACAACTGCTATGGAATATCTGAAATTAATGGGCACTGATGACTTGTCTCCTGAACTGTTGATTTTGCGAGATCGGATAGCCCTTTCCGCTGAGCCAG TGAAAGAGACAACTAGTTCTATGGATTCTGGAAACTCTCAGTTACCGATAGCATCTGCGTACGGTGTGAACCAACGAAATTCAGTCGTCGAGCCTTCTCGTAACTATTATAAG GATGATTCTGCTTATGCTCGTCAAAATTATCAACAAGCACCAGGTCCTTCATATGGTtcgcagtaccaacaacaacagccTACTACGTTCGTACCCGCACCTTCACCTCACGTTCCATCG GTGGGCTTCACTCCACAACCTCCAACGCAGCCTGCTCCAAAAGTATTTGTTCCTAGTACCCCTCCAATTATGAGAAACGCTGACCAATACCATCAGGCCCCTACCTTGGGTTCTCACTTATATCCT TCTCAGCAGGTGAATGCTAATCCTAATTACCAAGTTGGACCACCAGGCGTCGGCTCACTTCGCCCTGTTCCTTCTCCGGTGAATCCTACTCTTGGACCGAAGATATCACAAGACGTGGGACCCACACCACCGGTGAGGGGATTCATGCCTATGAGCAACACCGGGCTACAAAGATCTACTTCGGGTCAACCTCAACCACCTAGTCCTTCACCTCCGGTTGCACCTCCTGCTCCCCCACCAACAGTACACACAGCTGATGTGTCCAATGTACCTG CACATCAAAGGCCAGTTATTAGCACTTTGACAAGACTTTTTACGGAGACATCAGAAGCTATGGGTGGTTCACGTGCCGTTCCGGCTAAAAAACGAGAAATTGATGACAACTCAAAAAAACTGGGCGCGTTGTTTGTGAAACTGAACAGTGGTGATATATCAAATAACGCTTCTGAAAAGCTTGTGCAGTTGTGTCAAGCATTGGATCGGGGAGATTTCGCTACTGCCCTTAAAATTCAG GTTGATCTTACAACAAGTGACTGGGATGAGTGCAGCTTCTGGCTAGCAACGCTGAAAAGAATGATTAAGATTAGGCAGACAGCAAGATGA
- the LOC139872497 gene encoding probable methyltransferase At1g29790, translated as MGFTMGLNLVLLLAMVATNILSLYHLSTTMISKPPPNPNNPPVPDHLLRQLHTIRATINHLTRLQPNPTVTTTPSAAVPSDLLLYTQLSPIASACRHHPDLLHQYMNYTPYSVCPPSSSAAAEPLILRGCHPLPRRRCFSPTPTKLPSSLPANPFSPVPENQIIWSDYKCKNFDCYNPDLGFDLNKEKLKFLSYKTDLDLPISQLLEITKKSKSVIRLALDIGGGTGTFGAQMKQQNVTVITTTMSIGAPYNEEVALRGLVPLHVPLQQRLPVFDGVLDLVRCGHAVNRWIPVQAMEFMLYDVDRVLRGGGFFWIDHFFSKSVDLDKVYGPLIGKLGYKKVKWAVGKKTDSSGVKNGEVYLTALLQKPVSRSSSSSS; from the coding sequence ATGGGTTTTACAATGGGTTTGAATCTAGTACTATTGCTAGCTATGGTTGCCACCAATATCCTTTCTCTTTACCACCTATCAACCACCATGATCTCTAAACCACCACCAAACCCTAACAACCCACCTGTCCCCGATCACCTTCTCCGCCAACTTCATACCATACGCGCCACCATCAACCACCTCACGCGCCTCCAACCCAATCCCACCGTCACCACCACTCCCTCCGCCGCCGTCCCATCTGACCTCCTTCTTTACACTCAACTCTCCCCCATCGCCTCCGCCTGCCGCCACCACCCTGACCTCCTTCACCAATACATGAATTACACCCCTTATTCCGTCTGTCCACCGTCGTCTTCCGCCGCCGCAGAACCCTTAATCCTCCGTGGATGCCATCCTCTCCCTCGCCGGAGATGCTTTTCACCGACACCCACTAAACTCCCATCTTCACTTCCGGCGAACCCGTTTTCGCCGGTGCCGGAAAACCAAATTATTTGGAGTGATTACAAGTGTAAAAACTTTGATTGTTATAACCCAGATCTGGGTTTTGATTTAAATAAAGAAAAGTTGAAATTTTTATCTTATAAAACTGATCTTGATCTACCCATTTCTCAATTACTTGAAATTACTAAAAAGTCAAAAAGTGTCATTAGGTTAGCTTTAGATATTGGTGGTGGTACAGGTACTTTTGGTGCTCAAATGAAGCAACAAAATGTGACAGTTATAACAACTACAATGAGTATAGGTGCACCATATAATGAAGAAGTTGCACTCAGGGGATTGGTGCCATTACATGTACCATTACAACAAAGATTACCTGTATTTGATGGTGTTTTGGATCTTGTAAGATGTGGGCATGCTGTAAACAGATGGATACCAGTACAAGCAATGGAATTTATGCTTTATGATGTAGATAGAGTGTTAAGGGGTGGTGGGTTTTTTTGGATTGATCATTTTTTTAGTAAAAGTGTGGATCTTGATAAGGTTTATGGACCATTGATTGGTAAATTAGGGTATAAAAAGGTGAAATGGGCAGTTGGGAAGAAGACAGATTCAAGTGGTGTTAAGAATGGTGAGGTTTATTTGACTGCTCTTTTGCAAAAACCAGTTtcaagatcatcatcatcatcatcatga